The Tautonia plasticadhaerens nucleotide sequence CCGACCTCTCGCTCGGCCGGGCCATGTTCGTGAAGACCTGCGCCCAGTGCCACCAGCTCTTCGGCCAGGGCGGCGACGTCGGACCCGAGCTGACCGGCTCGAACCGGGCCGACCTCGACTACATCCTCTCCAACGTCCTCGACCCCTCGGCCCTCATCGGCAAGGACTACCAGGCCCACCTCGTCGCCACCGCCGACGGCCGGGTCCTCACCGGCATCATCAAGGCCGAGGATCAGGACGCGATCACGCTCGTCACCGCCAACGAGACGGTCATCGTCCCGGCCGACGAGGTCGACGAGCGGGCACTGAGTGACCTGTCGATGATGCCCGACGACCTCTGGGCCAACCTCTCCGGGCACGAGGTCCGCTCCCTCGTCGCCTACCTCGCCAGCGCGTCCCAGGTGCCCGTCCTGCTCACCCGGGACACGGGCTTCATGCTCTTCAACGGCAAGGATCTGACCGGCTGGGTCGGCGACCCCGACCTGTGGGGCGTCGAGGACGGCGCGATCGTCGGCAGGACCGACGGATTGGATCACAACGAATTCCTCAAGAGTGAACTCGTCGCCGGGGACTTCCGCCTCACCCTCGACGTCAAGCTCACCCCGAACTCCGAGAACAGCGGCATCCAGTTCCGCGGCGAGGCACTCCCCGACGGCGAGGTGAAGGGCTACCAGGCCGACATGGGCGCCGGCTGGTGGGGCAAGCTCTACGAGGAACTCGGCCGGGGCCTGCTCTGGGACGAATCGGGGGAGGAACACATCAGGCCCGGCGAGTGGAACACGTATGAGATCGTCGCCCGGGGCTCGAAGATCGAGACGTCCCTGAACGGGGAGAAATGCGTCGACCTCGACGACCCCGAGGGGGCCCGTCGCGGCATCTTCGCCCTGCAACTCCACTCCGGAGGGCCGATGGAGGTCCGTTTCCGCAACATCGCCCTCGAACCGCTCGACGACCCGACCCCGGCGCCGGCCACCCCCAACACCCGCTCGTCCGACGGTCGATGAACGACCGAGCGAACCCGGCCTCTCGACATCTCCCCCCTCGGAGCCACCCCGCCGATGAACCTGCTCAGCACCTTCAAGGGCTCGATGATGGAGGGTTTCCTGCCCTCCGGCTGGGACCTCGCCAAGATCGACGCGTGTTGTTCCCACCCCCCCGGTTCCGTCACCGACCGCCAGCCGTTCTGGGCCGACGGCTTCGAGCCCGTCCCCTGCGCCTCCGTCGAGGACTTCGACGTGATGATGGGCCACGAGATCGCCCAGGCGATCCGGAGGACCCGCCAGGAGGGTAGGGAACTGGCCATGATCTTGCCCGTCGGCCCCATGGGGATGTACCGCTGGGCCGTCTATTTCCTGAAGGAGTGGGGCGTCTCGGCCGACCACTGCCACGGCTTCAACATGGACGAGTGGTCCGACGCCCAGGGCAACACCCTGCCCGCCAACGACCCGGGCGCCTTCACCAACGCGATGGAGGGGGCCTTCTACGGCCCGCTCGGCCCGGCCAGCGTCCCGAAGGATCGCCGCTGGTTCGCCACGGCGGATCGCCTCCCCGAATACGGCGACCGCATCGGCGACTTGAAGAAGAAGGGCGCGGAGCTGGTCGTCATCTTCGGCATCGGCCGGGTCTGCCACATCGCCTTCTGGGAGCCCCACTTCGCCGCCGAGTTCAACGACCTCGACGCCTGGAAGGCCCAGACCCACCGCATCGGCGCCCGGCTGCATCCCCTGACGATCGAGCAGAACGCGCTGACCAGCTTCAAGAGCCGGACGACCCTGGTGCCGGCCTTCGCCAACACGATCGGCCCCGGCCTGTTCCTCCAGGCCGACCGGATCATCGGCGGGGCCGACGGCATCCTCGGCCGGGGGATGCAGTGGCAGGGCACCAGCCTCTGGATGACCCTCCGCTACGGCCCCGACCCCTGGGTCCCCAGCTCCTTCATGCCCACGATGCCCGGCCGCCTCTTCTTCCTCAATGAGCTGGCCGGCCCCCTGGAGCCGGAGATGAACTGAGCGAGGCGGGCCCGACTCCCGATCGCCCTCGACCCGAGCTACGAAGACGCCCCCGGGCTCCCTCCGCAGGGATCCCGGGGGCGTCGCGATTTCGAGGGCCCGGAGCCCGGATTCTACCGCGTTGCCTGGGAGACACGCCTTCGGGTGGCCGGGGTGGCTGGGGTCTCGCGGACGAGACCCCGGCCACCCGAAGGTGATCGATTCAGGCGATTCCGTATTACTCCTCGCTGCCGGATTCGGCGTCCCCGGCCCGGGTGCCCCGGGAGCGGCGTTCCTGCTCCATCTGCTTATATGCCTCGTCCAGCTGCGTGCGGAAGAGGAGGTGCAGGTCGTCGTCGTCACCCTCGGTCAGGTCCTGGTCGACCTTGGTCGAGGCGAAGAAGCCGAAGCACATCTCGTCGGTCGTCCAGTCGCCGAATTTGACGTCGATCGGAGACTCGACCGACTGGTTCGGGTTGTCGGCGCTGTTGTCGTAGTGGGCGATCGCCTTCACCACCGACCCGGCGGGCAGGACGACCGGCCGTTCGAGCATGTACTGGAGCTGCCAGTTGAAGTCCCACCGGTCGATCCGGATCAGGTCGATCCGCTCCCCCGACGGGGTCTCGGCATACATGGTCATGTCGGTCCCCAGCAAGTGCATGTGCGGGGCGACGGCGCGGACCTCCACGTCGCAGGGCAGCGGCAGGGTGTCGGCCACGACCTCATATGCCCCGTCCCCGGCCGGGATCCGGAAGTCGGTGTTTCCGGCGGCCCACCAGTGCAGGGCCTTCTTGATGGGCCGGTCCTTGGGGGCCAGGTGCAGGCCGATCCTGGTCACGTCGGCCTCGGGCTTGCCGTCGGGGTGGTAGTGGACCTGCAACACGATGTCCGAGCCCTTAGGCAGGATCCGGCCGATCCCCTCGGGCAAGAAGTCGGGGTTGGCGCCCGGGGCCCAGCCGCCGAGGTCGCCCCGGATGTCGATCATCGGCCCGCCCTGGCACTCGTAGCCCTGCAACTCGTCCTCGGCGTCCTTCTTCCTCGCCTCGCCCGAAATGTCGATGTAGCCGAGCACGTGGTGGACGACCCGGGCATTGCCCGGCTTGTACTCGATGCCGATGACCTCGGCGTCCTCGGGCAACGGGTTCGGGATCACGAAGCAGCGGTGGACGTCCAGGCCCCCGGCGGGGATCTCGAACGGCTCGGGCATCTCGATGATCACGTCCGGCTCGCCGAGCGCCCAGCCCTCGGAGAACTCCGGGACGGGGGGCAGGTCGGCGGGATCCCCCTCGGGCATCCCGGCGTCGACCCAGGCCTGGAACGTCTCGATCTCGGCCTCGGTCAGGCTCCGGTCGTGCCGGAATCCCACGTCCCCGAATTCGGGGTCGGCCAGCCAGGGGGGCATCCGGCGGTCGAGCGTCACGGTCGCCAGGTCGGGCCCGTGCGTGCGGGCGTCCTCATAGGAGAGGAGCGTGAACGGCGCCACCTGGCCCGGCCGGTGGCATTCCTGGCAATTCGCCTGCAAGAGCGGGGCGACGTCCTTCGTGTAGGTCGGGGCCTCGGCCCCCTCGGCGGCATCCCCGACCGTCGTCGTCCGGTCGCCGGCCCCCTCCTCGAACCCGTCCAGGGCCAACGAGGCCAGCAAGGCACTCCGGCCCGAAGCCCCCCCCTGGCAGCAGTCGGGGAGCGCGGACGTCCCCACGACGGGGGTCGGCACCGACTCCACGTCCTCCGAGGCGTCGCATGAGGCCGAGGCCGCCTCGACTCCCAGGGTGGGACACGAGCGGGAAGACGTCGACGGGCAGGAGGCCCCGGGGACCGCCCCGCCGGTCATGCGGTCGATGCCGTCGGGGTCGATGTAGGCATAGACGGACGAGAGGCTGAGGATCGCCACGGCGCCGAAGCCGGTGCCGACGATGGGGGACCTGGTCAGGCCGAGCCGTCGAATCACGGGGGACACTCCTGGTTCCGGGGACTCCGGGGCCGCCGGCCTGCGATCAGGCAGGCCACACGCGGTCGGCCGCTCGGACGAGGGCCTCCGGTCGATCGACCGGATGAGCGGTGCGGGCGGACGCTGTTCGGTCCTGGCGTCCTCTCATTCCTTGAAATCCCGATCGCTTCAGCCGCCGGGGCCGAAATCGGGGAGGGTGCATCCGATCGCCTCTGTCCGGGGCGCACGGACCTCTTCGCCGCCCAGCAACGCGGCGATGGCGTCCTTCAGGTCGTGAGACCGGACGACCTGGCGGCGGCGCCCCAGGTCGAAGAACTGGTCGTCGATCCGCCCCCGATAGCGGATCCGCCCGGCGTCGTCGACCACGACCGCCGAGGGCACCGTCCCCACCCCCAGCTCCCGGGCGAGGCGGACGGCGCCCGATCGGCCGATCGGGAACCCCAGGGCGTACTCCTCGGCGTGGGCGGCCACCTCGGCGTCGGTCAGGTCGGCGTCGACGAACAGGCCGACGAAGCGGACCCGATCCGTGCCGAACTCCCCGGCGATGGCGTTGAGGGTCGGGCTGTACTGGTTCGAATTGGGGCAGGGGGTCCAGAGGAAGGCGATCGCCAGCACCCCGCCCTCGGGGGCCTCCAGGGTCATCGGCCTGCCGTCGACGCCGAGCACCTCGACCGCGCCCGGCAGGCGGTCGGCCGGTCGGTCATCCTCTCCCCTCGCCGGCCCGGGAAGGCCCATCAGCAAGGCGGCCAGCAAGGCCAGGGACGGTCGGTGTGTCGGAGTCACATCCATCCGGTGCGGACCTCCACCGTCTTCGGGCCGGCAGTCGTGACCATTCGAGCGAGCCCCTCGGCCCAGTTTAGCGACGCTCCCCCGCCGATCCTCGGGAAATGCCGGGGAATCCCGACATCCCGACATCCCGAAGGCCGCCTCATCGCCGCATCGGGGGGGCACCGACCCGACGCTCAGTCTCGCTCGTCGGGGGGACCCAGCTCGTGGGCCTCATGCTCGTGGGCCTCCTCCATCGCGTGGGCGTGGTCCCCCTCGCCGAAGGAGCTGACCAGCATCAGGCCCAGGCCGAGCAGGAACGCGACCGAGAGCTTGGTCCGGTCGTGGGAGTGGAAGTGCAACTCGGGCAGCAGGTCGCTCAGCGCGATGCAGAGGAACGTCCCGGCCGAGAAGGCGAGGGCCGAGGCCGTCAGGGAGGCCGAGTACGGGGCGTCGAGCAGCAGCATCCCGACCAGGAAGAGCGCCACGCCGATCGGGATCATCAGCGAGAACCCGAAGTTCACCACGTGCGCCAGCCATTGCGGCGACCGGGCCCGGAGCATCAGGCTCACGACCGTCAGCGAGTCGGCGGGCTTGTGCACCACCGTCGCCAGCAGGACCCCCCAGCTCGCGGCCCCGAAGCCCCCCCGGGTGGCATAGTCGGTCACCACCGCGCTGGCCAGCGCCACGCCGCCGATCAGGCTGTGGACCGCCAACCCCACCGCGGCCGCCGTCCAGTTCAACGTCGGCGCCTCGACCCGGGCCCGAGGGGTGCCGGTCGGCGGTGAGTGGTCGTGGTGAGGGGCGTGGTCGTGATGGTGCTCGTGGTCGTGCGGGCCTGCCGAGGCGGGGGCCTCGTGGTGGTGGAAGGCGAAGAACCGTTCCAGCAGGAAGAGGGCGGTCAGTCCCCCGGCGGCCCATCGCAGGGTGGCCGAGGAACCGGAGGCGACCGCCTCGGGCATCATGTGGAAGAAGGCGGCGCCGAGCATCGTGCCGGCGGCGAAGCTCAGGTAGAGCTGCAACCTCGTGTGCGTCAGGGTCGAGACCAGCGGCAAGAGGCCGCCGAGCAGGCTGACGACGACGACCGAGAGGCAACTGAGGGCCAGGGCGAGGGTCATGCGCGACGGGCCCTCCCTCGGGCCGATCGGTTCGAGGATCAGGGAGGCCCGGGGGTGAGCGACGGGGGGCGAGGACCACCCCTTGCCCGTCGGCGGGCGTCCGGGGATAATTGCGATTCGATCGATCCCGGCCGTCCGCGTCGGCCCGGCCCCCGCGCCCCCGCAGGGCCGGCGACTCGCGCGTCCCGACCCGAAGAGGAGGGCGGCATGGCCAAGCTCAGAGACGACGAGATTCAGGCCCGGCTGGCGTCGATCCGGGGCTGGGAGCACCTCGGAGACATGCTCGTGCGGACCTGGCAATTCGCCTCGGCCCGCCGGGCCCTGGAGTTCGTCGTCCAGGCTCGGGGGGTGAGCGACCGGATCGGGCACTACCCCGAGGTCGTCCTCGGCTTCCGCACCGTCCGGATTGAGCTGAACAGCCGTGCCGACGGGGGCCTGACCGAGAAGGACTTCGAACTCGCCGCCGAACTCAATGCCTTGCCGGACGACCGCTGAGCCCCGGGCCGGCCGCCCGCCGGGGCCAACTCAGTCCTCGGCCCCCGGGCGCTTGGGGCCCGACTGGCCGGCGGCCATCTCCTTGTAGCGGGTCTTCGGCAGGCCGTAGACCGGGTTCTCCTGGGTCCAGCGCTCATCCTCCTGGAGGATCGCCAGGCGTTCGGCCCGGGTCTGCACGTTGCGCTGACGGGTCAGGCCGCTGGCCTTCTTCAAGCTCTTGTCCATCGACATCGGGTCAGCTCCCGTCCCCCCTGCCTCCCGGGGTCGGGGGGGCACGATTTCGGACGTCCTCGCGTTCGATCCGGGCTCGAACGGGACATCATAGCAACCCCTCCCGCCCGACTTCAAGCCGAGCCGGGCCGAGCCTGGCGCCTGGCCAGGCCGAGCCGACCCGGACCCAACCCAGGAGCCTCCCCGATGCCCGACGCCTCCCGGATCGACGCCCTGCTGTCGCGGACCCTCGACGACTTCCGCCTCTCCCGGGGGGAGCGGCAGACCCTCGGCGAGCACCTCGACGCCGCCCCGGCGGACCACGACACGCTCGCCTTCTGGCGGAACCGGGCCTTCGCCCTGGCCCGGTCGGCGACGGCCTCCGGGGGCGGGCCGGAGGTGCTCGACTGGCTGGAGGGGGTCGAGAAGCTGCTGGCCCACCGCGCCTCCTCCTCCCGGGAGGAGCCCCCCGAGTCGGGGGCGTTCTTCACGCCGGGGGACTCCGGCCCCCGGGCCATCGCCGGGCTGTTCGGCCGGGCCCGGACGTCGGCCGACGTCTGCGTCTTCACCATCACCGACGACCGGATCACCTCCGCGATCCTCGACGCCCACCGCCGGGGCGTGGCCGTCCGGATCATCTCCGACGACGACAAGGCCCACGACCTCGGCTCCGACATCAAGGACCTCCGGCGCGCGGGCATCCCCCTGCACACCGACCGCGACCCCAACCACATGCACCACAAATTCGCCGTCTTCGACCGCACCGCGCTTCTGACCGGCAGCTACAACTGGACCCGGGGGGCCGCCGAGCACAACTTCGAGAATTTCGTCATCACCGCCGACCCCGTCCTCGTCTCCGCCTTCCTCCGCGAGTTCGACCGGCTCTGGAGCCTGCTTGCTTGACGACACCCAGCCGCGTCGGGCACCCTGTCCTCCTCGGTTCCGGGGCGTCCGTCCCCGGGCCGTCCCCGAGGAGGAGCGACCCATGAACCTGCCGCGTCGGCTCGGCCTGTCCGCGATCATCCTGGCGCTGATTAGCCTGCCCTCGAGGGCGGAACTGATTGTCGACCAGTCCTTCCCGCCGCCGGATCCCCCCCCCGCCGGGCAGTACTTCGGCATCAACCTCGACAACTCGGTCTTCCCCACCAGCCTCATCGGCCAGTCTTTCACCCCGACCTTCTCGGGGATCGACGCCATCGCCTTCTTCCTCCAGGACGACGAGCCGTCCGACGGCCGGGGCGGATCCTTCTTCGTCGAGCTGATGACCGGCGACCTGTCGACGATCCTGGCCACCAGCGGGACCGTGGCCCTGGGCGACGGTTTCGGCGCCGGCGCCACCTTCGACGACCCGAAGAACGTGACCGGCAGCGAGGCGCTGTTCGTCTTCGGCAGCACCGTGGCGTTGACCCCCGGCGAGATCTACGCGGCGGTGCTCCGGAAGGAGGAGGGCGGGCGGTTCCTGGTCCGGGGGAGGCCCACCGACGGCTACCTGGGCGGCCGCTACCTCGGCTCATCGGACCCGAACAACGACCTCTTCTTCCGGGAAGGGTCGCTGATCCGGGCCATCCCCGAGCCTCCCGGCATCCTGCTGTCCGGGCTCGGGCTGGGGGCCGTCGCCCTGGCGGTCGGCCTCTCCCGGGCCGTGCTCCGGCGTCCGGGCGAGGGGAGGGCAGGGGGGCCGACGATCTCCTGATCGGCGCCGGGTAATCGGCCGGAGGGCCGGGCCCGCTCGCCGGCCTTCCGGGCGCCCTGGGCCCAACCGAGGCGCCCGAACGATTCGAGAGGGCCCCCCCGACGGGGCCCGGAAAAGGGCGGTCCGCCGGAGCCTCGACGGGGGCCCTCCGCCCGCCTACGATGGACGTCGATCCGAGCCGACCGCCCGGCATCCGGGGCGTCCCGAGCCCCGGAAGGTCGCCCGGTCTCCGACCGTCCCATCGCCCCCCGGACCACCCCGACATCATGAGTTGCCTCGCCCCCGTCTTCCGCCGGGCGTTGGCCCCGGCCCCCACGGCGATCCTCTGCCTGGCGGTCTCCGGCTGCCAGAGCGCCGAGCCATCGATCGTCACCCCGGGACCGCAGCCGGTCTCGGTCTCCTCGCCGCTGGTCCGGCCGGTGGTCGACTTCGACGAGTACACCGGCCGGACCCGGGCCGTCGCCACGGTCGACATCCGGGCCCGGGTGCAGGGCTATCTGAAGGAGATCCGCTTCGAGGCCGGGGACCTCGTCGAGGCCGGCCAGGTCCTCTTCGTCATCGACCCCCGAGAGTACGAGGACGCCGTCGCGCTGGCCGAGGCGAGGGTCGAGCAGGCCAACGCCCAGGCCCGGCTCACCGCCGTCGAGCGCGAACGCTACCGCAGGCTCGCCCAGCGGGACGTCGGCAGCCGGCAGGACTTCGACCGGGCCGCCGCCGCCTACGACGTCTCCGTCGCCGAGGCCAAGGCCGCCGAGGCCGAACTGGACCGCGCCCGGCTGGACCTGAGCTTCACCGAGGTGAAGTCCCCGATCGTCGGGCAGGCCGGCGCCCACCTCGTCGACGTGGGCAACCTGATCACCGCCGGCCAGTCCGAGGCCAACCTGCTGACCACCGTCGTCTCGGTCGACCCCATGTTCGTCGACTTCGACGTGGACGAGCGCGCCCTGCTCCGCTACCGCAAGGACGCCTCCGACCGCCGGGGGGAGGAGGTCGACCCCGCCCGCATCCGGGAGGCCCGCATCCCCGTCGAGATGGGCCTGGCCGACGAGCCCGGCTTCCCCCACGTCGGCATCCTCGACTTCGCCGACAACCGCCTCGACCCCGCCACCGGCACCCTCCGGGCCCGGGGGGTCTTCCCCAACGCCGACCGCCTGCTCACCCCCGGCCTCTTCGCCCGGGTCCGCGTCCCGACCGGCGACCCCCGAGACGCGCTGCTGATCGCCGAGACCGCCCTCGGCTCCGACCAGGGGATCCGCTTCGCCTACGTCCTGGGGGACGGCGAACGCGTCGAGCGCCGGCTCCTGGGGCTCGGGCCGACGATCGCCGGCATGACGGTCGTCACCGAGGGGCTCTCGGCCGACGACCGCGTCCTCGTCAGCGGCATCCAGCGCGTCCGGGAGGGGGTGCAGGTCGACCCCCGGGAGGTGCCCATGCCCCTGCCCCCCGGGGCCGCCGAGGCCCTCTCCTCCGCCGCCGCCGAGGCCCCCGAGGCCCCCCCGAGCGAACTCGCCACCTCCGCCTCCAACGAGGCCGCCGGCATGGAACAACTCCCCGAGCCCGAGCCCGAGCCCGAGCCCGAGCCCGAGCCCGAGCCCGAGCCCCAACCCGACGCGGAGGCCATCGCCCCCGACGCCGGACCCGACGCCCCCCGCTGAGGATCGCCGCCGATGTTCACCGAATTCTTCATCAAGCGGCCGATCGCCGCGGCGGTGCTCTCCATCCTCACCGTCCTGCTCGGCGGCATCGCCTTGACCTCCCTGCCGGTGGCCCAGTACCCGGAGATCACCCCGCCGACGGTCTCCGTCACCACCACCTTCCCCGGCGCCGGGGCGCAGACGGTGGCCGACACGGTGGCCTCGGAGATCGAGAAGGAGGTCAACGGCGTCGAGGACATGCTCTACATGTCTTCCGTCTCCACCTCCGACGGCATGTACACCCTGAACGTCACCTTCGAGGTCGGCACCGACCTGGATAACGCCCAGGTCCTCACCCAGAACCGCGTCAGCACGGCCGAGGCCAAGCTGCCGGACGAGGTCAAGCGTAACGGCGTCACCACCAAGAAGAAGTCCCCCTCGATCACCCTCTGCGTCAACCTCGTCTCCCCCGATTCCCGCTACGACCAGCTCTACCTGAGCAACTTCGCCACCCTCCAGGTCAAGGACGAACTCGCCCGGCTGCCCGGGGTCGGCGACGTGACCTTCCTCGGCGAGCGCGAGTACAGCATGCGGGTCTGGCTCGACCCCGACCGCCTCTCGGCCCTGGACCTGACCGCCTCCGACGTCGTCGCCGCCATCCGGGAGCAGAACGTCCAGGTCGCCGCCGGCCGGCTCGGCCAGCAGCCGGCTCCCGACGACGTCGGCTTCCAGTACTCGCTCAGCACCCGGGGGCGGCTGCTGGAGGCCGAGGAGTTCGAGCGGATCATCGTCAAGACCGGCGACGACGGCCGGGTCGCCCGCCTCCGGGACGTGGCCCGGATCGAGCTGGGTGCCCGCAGCTACGACGTGGACACCTACCTCGACGGCGACCCCACCATCACCCTCGCCGTCTTCCAACTCCCCGGATCCAACGCCGTCGAGACCGCCGAGGGAATCTACGCCAAGATGGCCGAGCTGGAGGCCGGCTCCAGCTGGCCCTCCGGCCTCGACTACGAGATCGTCTACGACACGACCCAGTTCATCGAGGAGTCGATCACCAGCGTCGTCCACACGCTCATCGAGGCCTTCGTCCTGGTCTTCCTCGTCGTCCTG carries:
- a CDS encoding sugar phosphate isomerase family gives rise to the protein MNLLSTFKGSMMEGFLPSGWDLAKIDACCSHPPGSVTDRQPFWADGFEPVPCASVEDFDVMMGHEIAQAIRRTRQEGRELAMILPVGPMGMYRWAVYFLKEWGVSADHCHGFNMDEWSDAQGNTLPANDPGAFTNAMEGAFYGPLGPASVPKDRRWFATADRLPEYGDRIGDLKKKGAELVVIFGIGRVCHIAFWEPHFAAEFNDLDAWKAQTHRIGARLHPLTIEQNALTSFKSRTTLVPAFANTIGPGLFLQADRIIGGADGILGRGMQWQGTSLWMTLRYGPDPWVPSSFMPTMPGRLFFLNELAGPLEPEMN
- a CDS encoding 4a-hydroxytetrahydrobiopterin dehydratase is translated as MAKLRDDEIQARLASIRGWEHLGDMLVRTWQFASARRALEFVVQARGVSDRIGHYPEVVLGFRTVRIELNSRADGGLTEKDFELAAELNALPDDR
- a CDS encoding redoxin family protein, with the protein product MDVTPTHRPSLALLAALLMGLPGPARGEDDRPADRLPGAVEVLGVDGRPMTLEAPEGGVLAIAFLWTPCPNSNQYSPTLNAIAGEFGTDRVRFVGLFVDADLTDAEVAAHAEEYALGFPIGRSGAVRLARELGVGTVPSAVVVDDAGRIRYRGRIDDQFFDLGRRRQVVRSHDLKDAIAALLGGEEVRAPRTEAIGCTLPDFGPGG
- a CDS encoding phospholipase D-like domain-containing protein; translation: MPDASRIDALLSRTLDDFRLSRGERQTLGEHLDAAPADHDTLAFWRNRAFALARSATASGGGPEVLDWLEGVEKLLAHRASSSREEPPESGAFFTPGDSGPRAIAGLFGRARTSADVCVFTITDDRITSAILDAHRRGVAVRIISDDDKAHDLGSDIKDLRRAGIPLHTDRDPNHMHHKFAVFDRTALLTGSYNWTRGAAEHNFENFVITADPVLVSAFLREFDRLWSLLA
- a CDS encoding efflux RND transporter periplasmic adaptor subunit; the protein is MSCLAPVFRRALAPAPTAILCLAVSGCQSAEPSIVTPGPQPVSVSSPLVRPVVDFDEYTGRTRAVATVDIRARVQGYLKEIRFEAGDLVEAGQVLFVIDPREYEDAVALAEARVEQANAQARLTAVERERYRRLAQRDVGSRQDFDRAAAAYDVSVAEAKAAEAELDRARLDLSFTEVKSPIVGQAGAHLVDVGNLITAGQSEANLLTTVVSVDPMFVDFDVDERALLRYRKDASDRRGEEVDPARIREARIPVEMGLADEPGFPHVGILDFADNRLDPATGTLRARGVFPNADRLLTPGLFARVRVPTGDPRDALLIAETALGSDQGIRFAYVLGDGERVERRLLGLGPTIAGMTVVTEGLSADDRVLVSGIQRVREGVQVDPREVPMPLPPGAAEALSSAAAEAPEAPPSELATSASNEAAGMEQLPEPEPEPEPEPEPEPEPQPDAEAIAPDAGPDAPR
- a CDS encoding small basic protein; amino-acid sequence: MSMDKSLKKASGLTRQRNVQTRAERLAILQEDERWTQENPVYGLPKTRYKEMAAGQSGPKRPGAED
- a CDS encoding ZIP family metal transporter, translated to MTLALALSCLSVVVVSLLGGLLPLVSTLTHTRLQLYLSFAAGTMLGAAFFHMMPEAVASGSSATLRWAAGGLTALFLLERFFAFHHHEAPASAGPHDHEHHHDHAPHHDHSPPTGTPRARVEAPTLNWTAAAVGLAVHSLIGGVALASAVVTDYATRGGFGAASWGVLLATVVHKPADSLTVVSLMLRARSPQWLAHVVNFGFSLMIPIGVALFLVGMLLLDAPYSASLTASALAFSAGTFLCIALSDLLPELHFHSHDRTKLSVAFLLGLGLMLVSSFGEGDHAHAMEEAHEHEAHELGPPDERD